A genomic window from Sparus aurata chromosome 4, fSpaAur1.1, whole genome shotgun sequence includes:
- the LOC115580437 gene encoding CD82 antigen-like codes for MGKGCLTATKYFLFLFNLIFFLCGAVIMGFGLWLLLDNQSFIVVLNNSTAVKIACYILIGVGAFSMLMGFIGCLGAIYEIRCLLGLYFTCLLLILIAQIAAGALIYFQKSVLNEEMSKIVNKVLDNYPGSNSTTEQAWDFIQRNMECCGWTGRMDWSGNMVIVNSSQLLFPCSCQNISLATGNFSDSGFCEAQTPDWPVYDVGCAASVESWLLTNIGVVLGICLGVALIELLGMILSICMCRNIHTEDYTKVPSAKY; via the exons cTGTGCGGCGCCGTCATCATGGGTTTTGGACTTTGGCTCCTGCTGGACAATCAGAGCTTCATCGTGGTCCTCA ATAACTCCACCGCTGTAAAGATCGCCTGCTACATCCTGATCGGAGTCGGAGCGTTCTCCATGCTCATGGGCTTCATCGGCTGCCTGGGCGCCATTTATGAGATCCGCTGTCTGCTCGGCCTG TACTTCACCTGCCTCCTGCTCATCCTCATCGCTCAGATCGCAGCCGGCGCCCTCATCTACTTCCAGAAGTCTGTG TTGAACGAGGAGATGTCGAAGATCGTCAATAAAGTTCTGGACAACTATCCCGGCAGCAACTCGACCACGGAGCAGGCCTGGGACTTCATCCAGAGGAAT ATGGAGTGCTGCGGCTGGACCGGTCGTATGGACTGGAGCGGCAACATGGTGATCGTGAACAGCTCCCAGCTGCTGTTCCCCTGCTCCTGCCAGAACATCTCGCTGGCCACCGGAAACTTCTCCGACAGCGGCTTCTGTGAGGCTCAGACCCCCGACTGGCCCGTCTACGACGTG ggaTGCGCTGCCAGCGTGGAGAGCTGGCTGCTCACCAACATCGGGGTCGTCCTCGGTATCTGCCTGGGAGTCGCTCTGATCGAG CTGCTCGGGATGATTCTGTCCATCTGCATGTGCAGGAACATTCACACGGAGGATTACACCAAAGTGCCGAGTGCCAAGTACTGA